ACGGCAAACATGCCGGGCGTCACCTCGGTCCAAACCGTGGGCGCATCCGCGTAGAAGGCCACGTCCGAGCGCGGGTCCGAGGCGTCTGTTTTCGGGCCGAGGTCCCGGCGCGGTTTCCAGCCCATGGAGTCCGTGCCCTTGAGGACGAACTGGATGTCGATGTACTGATCGTGGGTCTCGATTCGCGCGTCTTCAACCTTGCGGCCCGGTCCTTTGGCTACCACCGCATACAGCCTGTCGCCGTCCACCTCCACGCGTCCTTCCGGCAGATCGGCCAGATCCTCCCTTCGCAGGAAGGCGAAGGCCGCAGCAAAGCGCGGATGCAGATTCGCGTAGAGATCGGCGTTTTCAAGTGGAGCCAGTATCATCAGACCTGCTTTCTCTCTGCCTTGAGGGCCATGAGCAACGCCTCGTCCAGGGACGGGTGCGGGAAGATGGTTTTGTGCACGTCATCGATGGTCCAACCCTGCTGCACTATCAGCGTGGCCGGGGTGACCAGACGGGAGACATCGTGTCCCACGCCGGTGACGCCCACCACCTTTCCGCCGGACCAGATCACCTTGACGAATCCCTGGGTGGCTGCATGGGCCTGGGCCATGGGGTTGGCCGCCAACTGTGCGGTGGAGGTTTCCGCAGTGTCGAAGTCGACAAGGAATGCCTCGTTCTCCATGAGTCCCACGCGCATGGCTTCGGGGGCGCCGTAGAGCACGCTCGGCACCGGGCCGGACTCGTAGGGCGCCCCTGTCTTGCCTGCGGCATGCGCGGCCACGTAATGGGCCTGATGCGAAGCCGCATGCGCCAGTTGGATATGGCCGTTGGCATCGCCGATGGCGTAGATGTCCGGTGCTGCCTCCATGTGCTCGTTTACCTGAATCTGGTTGAACATGAGTTCGATGCCCGCCTCTTCAAGGCCGATGCCCTGGGTGACGGGCCCACGGCCCACGGCTACCAAGGCCTTGTCCGCCGTGATCTTGTCGCCTGATTCCAGGGTCAGTTCGGCCTGGCCGTTGACCGTTCTCACGCCTGCCACGCGTTTTTCGAGCAGGACATCCCATTTCCACCGCTTGAAGGTGGACTGGAGCGCCTTGGAAACCTCAAGGTCTTCCAGCGGGGCCACGCGGTCCATGGCGTCCACCACGGTGATTTTTGCACCGAAACGATGGGCCACCTGGGCCATTTCCAGGCCGATGAAGCCCGCACCCACCACGATGAGCGAGGTGGGCATGGTCTCCATGGACAGGAACATGTCCGAATCGAGCACACAGTCATTGTCGGGTTCCAGGCCGGGGAAGAAGATGGGCTTGGAACCGGTGGCAATGACCAGTTTTTTGTATTCCAGGGTCTGCTCGCCTTCGGCGGTTGCCACGGTGACGGTGTGCCCGCCGGACAGCCTGCCGATCCCTTCAACGAGTTCGATGCCGAGTTTTTTCAACTGCATGGCCATGGCCTTGCGGGTGCCTGCCAGGTGTTTTTGCACCCGGCCCTGCAAGGCGGCGAAATCCACGACCACCTCGCCGGAAGCGACTTTCATCCTGGCCTGGTTGTGCAGTTCCTCGATGGCCGAGGTCGCGCCGAGCCAGAGCTTGGTCGGGATGCACCCCCGGTTGAGGCAGGTGCCGCCCAGGAAGTCCTTTTCCACCAGTGCGACCGAAAGGCCGTAACCGGCGGCTTCCGCAGCGGCGTCAAATCCGCCGGGACCTGCGCCGATGACCACGAGATCAAAGGTCATCGGTCAGCTCCATGGAACGCGCTGCCTTGGTCTCGTCCAGCCGGGTCACGGGCAGTGTGACCGGGGCCGAGGTCAGGGCTGCGGGGTTGGTGTCCACCAGCTCGGCCAGTTCGATCAGGTCGTCGATGAACTGGTCCAGAGTTTCCTTGTTCTCGGTCTCGGTGGGTTCAATCATAAGCGCTTCGGGAACGATGAGCGGGAAGTAGATGGTGGGCGCATGATGTCCCTTGTCCAGCAGTCCCTTGGCGAAATCCAGGGCGCGTACGCCTTTTTTGGCTTGGGCCGAGGCCGAGGCCACGAATTCATGCATGCAGATGCGGTTGAAGGGTATTTCGAAGTGGGTGGACAAACGTTTGCGCATGTAGTTGGCCGCCAGTACGGCGTTCTCCGAGGCCCTTGTCAGGCCAAGGCCACCCAGGCGCAGCATGTAGGCGTATGCTTTCAGGTAGACACCGAAGTTGCCGTAAAACGGGGCTACGTATCCGATGGATTTCGGGTAGTTGTAATCAAGGAAGAACCGCCCGTCCTCCTGTTTGGCCACGCGTGAGATGGGCAGGAAGGGGACCAGCTTTTCGCTGACGCCCACCGGGCCGGAGCCGGGTCCGCCGCCGCCGTGAGGGGTGGCCATGGTTTTGTGCAGGTTCCAGTGGACGATGTCGAAGCCCACGTCTCCCACGCGCATCTTGCCCATGATGGCGTTCAGGTTTGCGCCGTCGTAGTAGAGCAGGGCGTCCACCTTGCGCAGCATCTTGACGATGGTGGGCAGGTTGCGCTCGAACAATCCCAGGGTGTTGGGGCAGGTCATCATCATGCCGGCCACGTCGTCGTCCAGGACTTCGGCCAGGGCATCCGGGCTGACGATGCCGTCCACGGATTCCACGGTGATCACGTCATAGCCCGCGATGGCAGCCGAGGCGGGGTTGGTGCCGTGGGCCGAATCGGGCACGATGATCTTGGTCTTTTTGTTGCCGCGATCCTTGTGGTAGGCGGCCATGAGCATGACGCCGGTCAGTTCGCCGTGCGCTCCTGCCATGGGATGCAGGGTGTAGGCGGCCATGCCGGTGATTTCCGAGAGCAGATTCTCGGTTTCGAACATGACTTCCAGTGCGCCCTGGCACAATCCGCCCGCGCCCTGGAGCTGGGGTAATACCGGATGAAGCCGGGTGAAGCCGGGCATGGCAGCCACCACTTCGGTGAACTTGGGGTTGTACTTCATCGTGCACGAACCCAAGGGATAGAAATTGCCGTCCACGCCATAGTTGCGCTGGGAGAGTCTGGTGAAGTGGCGGACCACATCCAACTCGGAGGCCGAAGGCAGGCCGATGTCGCCGTCGCGCAGCAGTTCCTTGGGGATATAGGCTTCTTCAGCCATGCCTTCGCAGGGCCAGCAGCCCTCGCGTCCGGCTACGGAAGTTTCGTATATGGTCTTCATTTGAGCGCACCTCGCAGCATCTCGGCAAAGATGCCGATCTGTTCTTCGCTGGTCTTTTCCGTGCAGGCCACCAGCAGACCGTTTTCCAGTCCATCGAAATAGCGTCCCAAGGGGAAGCCGGGCACAAATCCGCGCTCGGTCAGCTTGGCAATCACCTCATAGGCGTTTACCGGCAGGATGACCGCGAACTCGTTGCCGAAGGCTCCCTTGGTGAGCATCTTCACCCCGGGGATGGCGGTCAGTCGTTCGGCGCAGATATGGGCGCGCTCGACCGAAATCCTGGCTGCCCGCTTGAGGCCCAGTTCGCCAAGGGCGCACATGTGGACCAAGGCGCGCAGGGCGCACAGGGACTGGTTGGAGCAGATGTTGGAAGTGGCCTTCTGGCGACGGATGTGCTGTTCCCGCGCCTGGAGGGTGAGCACGTAACCGGTGCGGCCCTCGGAATCTTCGGTGCGGCCCACGATGCGGCCGGGCATCTGACGGATCATTTCCTTGTTGCAGGTCATGATGCCCAGGTAGGGGCCTCCGAAGGAGAGTGGCAGTCCCAGGGATTGGCCTTCGGCCACGGCAATATCCGCGCCCATGGCGCCCGGCGTCTTGAGGAGCGTCTGCAAGACCGGGTAGGAGGATATGATGGACACGGCCTTGACTGCCTTGGCGGCCGCGAACAGTTCGGTGAAATCATTGATGGACCCGAAGAAGTTCGGATTCTGAACCAGCAGGGCGGCGGTGTCGGTGTCCAGGGCCGCCTTCAGGCCTGGAATGTCTGTCAGGCCGTCCTTGTGAGGCACGGTCACGAATTCGATGTCCAGATTGGACGTATAGGAGTCGAGCATGACCCGGTAAATGGGGTTCAATGCTTCGGAAACAATGACCTTGCGCCGTTTGGTCTTGCGGACGGCCATCATCAGCGCCTCGTACAGGGCGGTTCCGCCGTCATATACGGAGGCGTTGGCGTACTCCATGCCGAGCAGGCGGGTGACGCCGGTCTGGTATTCGAAGATCGCCTGGAGTGTGCCCTGGGAGGCCTCGGGCTGGTACGGGGTATAGGCCGTGTAGAATTCGCCGCGCATGGTCAGCGCATCGACGGCGGCTGGGATGTAGTGGTCGTAAAAACCCGCACCCAGGAAGCTCACGCTGTTGATGGTGTTTTTGGCTGCCATGGCTTCGAGTTTGGAGAGAACCTCCATTTCGCTCAACCCCTCGGGAAGATCGAAACTTTGGGGGCGCATATCCTCCGTGATCTCGGCAAAGAGGTCTTCCACGGAGTCGACGCCGATGACGGCGAGCATTTCCCTGACCTCGTCCTCGGTATGTGGAACGTAAGGCATGATGAATCCTTGGCGGCTGCGTGTTCCCAAGTCGGTTGGAGCAGCCTTGTTCAGTTTGTTGTATAGAAAAAGGCCGAGGCTTTCGCCCCGGCCCTGAAACTCGAACTAGTGGGCTTCGGATTCGACGACTGTGGCGTATTCGTCGGCGTCCAGGAGTCCCTCGGGGGTGCCCTTGATCTTGAATTTCAGAAGCCAGCCGTCACCGTACGGTTCTTCGTTGACTTTTTCCGGGTTGTCCTCAAGGGATTCGTTGACCTCAATCACCTCACCGGAGACCGGGGAGTAGATTTCGCTTGCGGCCTTGACCGATTCGACGGAACCCATTTCCGAACCGGCTTCAAAGGTGTCGCCCACTTCGGGCAGTTCAACGAAAGTCAGGTCGCCCAACTGTTCCTGGGCGAAATCAGTGATGCCGACTGTGGCAATATCGCCTTCAATCAGAACCCATTCATGGGATTTGGCGTAGAGAAGATCATCGGGAATCATATTATTACTCCTTGCTTTGGAAAAGCGGCTTTTTCAAGTCTATGATCGGCTGTCTTTAGCATGGGTTTTATACGTTGAAAATAGTAAAAAAAATGACACTTTTGCCATTATTTATTGAGCCTGCCACGGGAAGGGTCGGATTCGCCAAAAAGATGACGTGCGCTGTCGGCGTGTTGCCGAAAATAGCAGGGAATTCAAGCTTGTTGAAGAAATTGTGTTGTTCGGACGTTTCATACTATTAGTATGTTGTTGGTGTAAATTGTACTACGAAGTGTGTTGACGATAACACGAACAGGCGGTAGGTTTGCGGTGCGTATGGATAAATTTTTGATACAGACCGACTCCGAAGTGATATGCCCTTCATCCGCCCCCGGTTCCCGTGTGGAAGTGGAGGTGGAGGGGCGTGTCTGGCACCTTGATCGGGCCGCGGACATGGAAGCTCTCTGGGACCAGATGGACGACGGGGATCTGGACGAGGACGAACGGTTGCCGTATTGGGCCGAAGTCTGGCCTGCCAGCGTGCTTCTCGGGCGGCACATTCTGCGCAATGCGGACCGGGTCCGCAACCGGCCCTGTCTTGATCTCGGGTGCGGGTTGGGACTGACCGGCATGATCGCCGCATCTGTCGGGGCGCAGGTGATCGCCTTTGACTACGAGTGGCCAGCGGTCAGGTTCGCCCGGCACAACGCCGGTCTGAACAAGGTCTCCCAGCCGCTCTGGCTGCTCATGGACTGGCGTCAACCCGCAGTGCGGGCACACTCTTTCGACTTCATCTGGGGTGGGGATGTGCTCTATGAAAAACGATTTTTCGAGCCTCTGATCGAGTTGTTTCGCCATGCCCTTGCGCCCGGCGGAAGGATTTGGATCGGCGAAC
This sequence is a window from Pseudodesulfovibrio sp. S3. Protein-coding genes within it:
- a CDS encoding YhcH/YjgK/YiaL family protein, whose product is MILAPLENADLYANLHPRFAAAFAFLRREDLADLPEGRVEVDGDRLYAVVAKGPGRKVEDARIETHDQYIDIQFVLKGTDSMGWKPRRDLGPKTDASDPRSDVAFYADAPTVWTEVTPGMFAVYFPEDAHMPMISDGELHKVIMKVAV
- a CDS encoding FAD-dependent oxidoreductase; translated protein: MTFDLVVIGAGPGGFDAAAEAAGYGLSVALVEKDFLGGTCLNRGCIPTKLWLGATSAIEELHNQARMKVASGEVVVDFAALQGRVQKHLAGTRKAMAMQLKKLGIELVEGIGRLSGGHTVTVATAEGEQTLEYKKLVIATGSKPIFFPGLEPDNDCVLDSDMFLSMETMPTSLIVVGAGFIGLEMAQVAHRFGAKITVVDAMDRVAPLEDLEVSKALQSTFKRWKWDVLLEKRVAGVRTVNGQAELTLESGDKITADKALVAVGRGPVTQGIGLEEAGIELMFNQIQVNEHMEAAPDIYAIGDANGHIQLAHAASHQAHYVAAHAAGKTGAPYESGPVPSVLYGAPEAMRVGLMENEAFLVDFDTAETSTAQLAANPMAQAHAATQGFVKVIWSGGKVVGVTGVGHDVSRLVTPATLIVQQGWTIDDVHKTIFPHPSLDEALLMALKAERKQV
- the gcvPB gene encoding aminomethyl-transferring glycine dehydrogenase subunit GcvPB — protein: MKTIYETSVAGREGCWPCEGMAEEAYIPKELLRDGDIGLPSASELDVVRHFTRLSQRNYGVDGNFYPLGSCTMKYNPKFTEVVAAMPGFTRLHPVLPQLQGAGGLCQGALEVMFETENLLSEITGMAAYTLHPMAGAHGELTGVMLMAAYHKDRGNKKTKIIVPDSAHGTNPASAAIAGYDVITVESVDGIVSPDALAEVLDDDVAGMMMTCPNTLGLFERNLPTIVKMLRKVDALLYYDGANLNAIMGKMRVGDVGFDIVHWNLHKTMATPHGGGGPGSGPVGVSEKLVPFLPISRVAKQEDGRFFLDYNYPKSIGYVAPFYGNFGVYLKAYAYMLRLGGLGLTRASENAVLAANYMRKRLSTHFEIPFNRICMHEFVASASAQAKKGVRALDFAKGLLDKGHHAPTIYFPLIVPEALMIEPTETENKETLDQFIDDLIELAELVDTNPAALTSAPVTLPVTRLDETKAARSMELTDDL
- the gcvPA gene encoding aminomethyl-transferring glycine dehydrogenase subunit GcvPA — protein: MPYVPHTEDEVREMLAVIGVDSVEDLFAEITEDMRPQSFDLPEGLSEMEVLSKLEAMAAKNTINSVSFLGAGFYDHYIPAAVDALTMRGEFYTAYTPYQPEASQGTLQAIFEYQTGVTRLLGMEYANASVYDGGTALYEALMMAVRKTKRRKVIVSEALNPIYRVMLDSYTSNLDIEFVTVPHKDGLTDIPGLKAALDTDTAALLVQNPNFFGSINDFTELFAAAKAVKAVSIISSYPVLQTLLKTPGAMGADIAVAEGQSLGLPLSFGGPYLGIMTCNKEMIRQMPGRIVGRTEDSEGRTGYVLTLQAREQHIRRQKATSNICSNQSLCALRALVHMCALGELGLKRAARISVERAHICAERLTAIPGVKMLTKGAFGNEFAVILPVNAYEVIAKLTERGFVPGFPLGRYFDGLENGLLVACTEKTSEEQIGIFAEMLRGALK
- the gcvH gene encoding glycine cleavage system protein GcvH; this translates as MIPDDLLYAKSHEWVLIEGDIATVGITDFAQEQLGDLTFVELPEVGDTFEAGSEMGSVESVKAASEIYSPVSGEVIEVNESLEDNPEKVNEEPYGDGWLLKFKIKGTPEGLLDADEYATVVESEAH
- a CDS encoding methyltransferase domain-containing protein: MDKFLIQTDSEVICPSSAPGSRVEVEVEGRVWHLDRAADMEALWDQMDDGDLDEDERLPYWAEVWPASVLLGRHILRNADRVRNRPCLDLGCGLGLTGMIAASVGAQVIAFDYEWPAVRFARHNAGLNKVSQPLWLLMDWRQPAVRAHSFDFIWGGDVLYEKRFFEPLIELFRHALAPGGRIWIGEPVRTVSRPVWDELRIRGFSPEKLTVEKVALCGQNATVNLWEITIP